A genomic segment from Oncorhynchus clarkii lewisi isolate Uvic-CL-2024 chromosome 12, UVic_Ocla_1.0, whole genome shotgun sequence encodes:
- the LOC139421901 gene encoding purpurin-like: MGSSKLTLLMVLMACVEHTWSASCVVDSFTVKEDFEPKRYAGKWYALQKKDPEGLFLQDNISAEYTIDDDGTMTASSKGRVTLFGFWVVCADMAAQYSVPNPTTPGKMFMNYQGLASYLSSGGDNYWVIDTDYDNYAITYACRTLKEDGSCEDGYSLIFSRNPRGLPPAIQRIVRGKQEEICMAGQFEPVLQSGAC; this comes from the exons ATGGGATCCTCAAAGCTGACTCTCCTCATGGTCCTGATGGCCTGCGTGGAACACACCTGGTCTGCCTCCTGCGTGGTCGACAGCTTCACAGTCAAGGAGGACTTTGAACCGAAGAGG TATGCAGGGAAGTGGTATGCCCTTCAGAAGAAGGACCCTGAGGGACTATTCCTCCAGGACAACATCTCCGCTGAGTACACCATCGATGATGACGGCACTATGACAGCCTCCTCCAAGGGACGTGTCACTCTCTTCGG GTTCTGGGTTGTGTGTGCTGACATGGCTGCCCAGTACAGTGTGCCTAACCCCACCACCCCCGGCAAGATGTTTATGAACTACCAGGGGCTGGCCAGCTACCTGTCCAGTGGAGGTGACAACTACTGGGTGATTGACACCGACTATGACAACTATGCCATCACCTACGCCTGCCGTACACTGAAGGAGGATGGAAGCTGCGAGGATGGTTACTCCCTGATCTTCTCCCGTAACCCACGTGGCCTACCCCCAGCCATCCAGCGCATTGTCCGTGGGAAACaggaggagatctgcatggctGGCCAGTTCGAGCCTGTCCTGCAGTCCG GAGCTTGCTAA
- the LOC139422851 gene encoding rod cGMP-specific 3',5'-cyclic phosphodiesterase subunit beta-like isoform X2 — MSATKEDVEKFLDGNPAFAQGYFNKKLTPGALSVMAGIPESNVDFGMLQELSQIEEGQILFDLIKEMQENVNMEKVVFKILKRIVALIQADRCSLFMYRERNGIAELATRLFNITTESELDDCVVHPDHEIVFPLDLGVVGNVAQTKKHINLKDANESSHFSSFVDDLTEYKTRNILASPIMNGEDVVAVIMALNKTTGPHFTTEDEDLFLKYLRIASLNLKIYQLNYLYNCETRKGQVLLWSANKVFEELTDIERQFHKALYTVRAYLNCDRYSVGLLDMTKEKEFFDIWPVLMGDQPPYAGPVTPDGREVIFYKVIDYILHGKEDIKVIATPTLEHWVLCTGLPTYVAETGLICNIMNPTTEEMFKFQSEPLDDSGWTIKNVLSMPIVNMMEEIVGVATFYNRKDGKPFDQQDEELMEAMTNFLGWSHLNTDTNDRMKMMENRKDIAQDMVLYHVKCRDDEIQTILKTRQYFNREPCDCEEDEFLQILKKELPGPKKFEIYEFGFSDFDCTELELVMCGIQMYYEVGVVKKFQVPQEVLVRFLFSISKGYRKITYHNWRHGFNVGQTMFTLLTTGNLKRYYTDLEVMAMITSAFLHDIDHRGTNNLYQVKSGNPLAKLHGSSVLERHHLEFSKFLLADESLNIYQNLNRRQNEHAIHLLDIAIIATDLQLYFNLCLPIP; from the exons ATGAGTGCGACAAAGGAAGATGTTGAAAAGTTCCTGGATGGGAACCCGGCTTTCGCCCAGGGCTACTTCAACAAGAAGCTCACACCAGGGGCCCTCTCTGTGATGGCGGGGATCCCGGAGTCCAATGTGGATTTTGGGATGTTACAGGAGCTGAGCCAGATAGAGGAAGGCCAGATCCTTTTCGACCTGATCAAAGAAATGCAGGAGAATGTGAACATGGAGAAAGTGGTGTTCAAGATCCTGAAGAGGATCGTCGCCCTGATCCAAGCTGACCGCTGCAGCCTGTTCATGTACCGGGAGAGGAACGGCATCGCGGAGCTAGCCACGCGTCTTTTCAACATCACCACAGAGTCTGAGCTGGATGACTGTGTGGTTCACCCTGACCACGAGATAGTCTTCCCCCTGGACCTTGGGGTGGTGGGAAATGTGGCCCAGACCAAGAAACACATCAATTTGAAAGATGCCAATGAG AGCAGTCACTTCAGCTCGTTTGTTGATGACCTGACAGAGTACAAAACCAGGAACATATTAGCCTCGCCTATCATGAACGGAGAGGATGTGGTGGCTGTGATCATGGCCCTGAACAAGACCactggaccccacttcaccactgAGGATGAGGAT CTTTTTCTGAAGTATCTCAGAATAGCCTCTTTGAACCTGAAGATTTACCAGCTGAACTACCTGTACAACTGTGAGACTCGAAAAGGACAG GTCCTGTTGTGGTCCGCCAACAAGGTGTTTGAGGAGCTGACAGACATTGAGAGACAGTTCCATAAAGCCCTGTATACAGTGCGGGCATACCTGAACTGTGACAGGTACTCTGTGGGCCTACTGGATATGACAAAGGAGAAG GAGTTCTTTGACATCTGGCCAGTGTTGATGGGAGATCAGCCCCCCTACGCTGGACCTGTTACTCCAGATGGCAGA GAAGTCATATTCTACAAAGTCATTGATTATATTTTGCATGGAAAAGAGGATATCAAAGTTATCGC GACTCCCACTCTAGAACACTGGGTGTTGTGTACTGGATTGCCCACATATGTGGCCGAAACTGGTCTT ATATGTAACATCATGAATCCCACAACAGAGGAGATGTTCAAGTTTCAG TCAGAGCCCTTGGATGACAGTGGTTGGACCATAAAGAATGTGCTGTCCATGCCAATTGTTAACATGATGGAAGAGATTGTGGGCGTGGCTACATTCTACAACAGGAAAGATGGGAAGCCATTCGACCAGCAGGATGAGGAGCTAATGGAG gctATGACTAACTTCCTGGGCTGGTCCCACCTCAACACAGACACTAATGACAGGATGAAAATGATGGAGAACCGGAAAGACATAGCCCAGGACATGGTTCTCTACCACGTCAAGTGCCGTGATGATGAAATACAGACAATCCTG AAAACCAGGCAGTATTTCAACAGAGAGCCCTGTGACTGTGAAGAGGATGAGTTTCTGCAGATTCTG AAAAAAGAGCTACCCGGCCCCAAGAAGTTTGAGATCTACGAGTTCGGGTTCTCTGACTTTGACTGCACAGAGCTGGAGCTGGTGATGTGTGGGATCCAGATGTACTATGAGGTCGGAGTGGTCAAGAAGTTCCAAGTTCCACAGGAG GTTCTGGTGCGTTTCCTGTTCTCTATCAGCAAAGGCTACAGGAAAATCACCTATCACAACTGGCGCCACGGTTTCAATGTTGGGCAGACTATGTTCACACTGTTGACG ACAGGGAACCTGAAAAGGTACTACACAGATCTGGAGGTGATGGCCATGATCACATCTGCTTTTCTCCATGATATCGACCACAGGGGGACAAACAACCTCTACCAGGTGAA ATCGGGTAACCCACTAGCCAAGCTTCACGGCTCGTCTGTCCTGGAGAGGCATCATCTAGAATTTAGCAAGTTCCTTCTGGCAGACGAG tCCCTGAATATCTACCAGAACCTCAACAGAAGACAGAACGAGCATGCCATCCACCTCCTGGACATTGCCATCATTGCAACAGACTTGCAACTCTATTTCAA cttatgcctgcccataccataa